In uncultured Bacteroides sp., one genomic interval encodes:
- a CDS encoding GH92 family glycosyl hydrolase → MKIRSILFIGLSVVWSLNAYSQNLNRYVDPNIGTAHCRWFFYTPAAIPFGMAKLGPSTNAHYGNAQGWEAVGYDSRHSSIEGFANFHEFQVGGVVLAPTTGKLQTIPGRLEYPDEGYRSRFDRKDEYATSGYYSVILKDYQIKAELTATKRVGFQRYTFPQSNQSHILFDIGNRQGESGAVKDAQVTYTKEGRVEGYVVTEPEYVKKYQKGATVAMYFSAVIDKKPTNWGTFKHNETTEGAKEISGEGAGIYLTFSTKSNEAVTVKMGLSYTSIANARLNLQTEAKNLTFEEAKKNSLKTWNDYLGRITVTSPNDSDKVKFYTGLYHALLGRGLASDVNGAYPKNNGKVGQINLDKNGKPVHNHYNTDAIWGGFWNLTQLWALAYPEYYADWIQSQLLVYRDAGWLGDGIANSKYVSGVGTNFTSLAIASAYSCGIRNFDVKSAYAAALKNELVSENRIEGAGKMDVGEFVKRGYSPYLPVDFNTVAGGSGFGASHTLEYSFSAYAVAQFAKALHRTEDYHKLMRLADGWKNIYDSSTRFMRPRGNDGKFIEPFNPTEPWKGFQEGNAAQYTFYVPHNPKALIDTIGQEKFNNRLDSIFTLSQESCFGGGTTVNAFAGLSALYNHGNEPNLQISWMFNFSGKPYLTQKWVHAICDHFYGTEYIHGYGYGQDEDQGQLGAWYVLAGIGLFDVKGLTDAKPSMQIGSPLFNEITIRLNPRYYKGKQFTIKAINNSKSNIYIQHATLNNKLQGTPFISFSDIVKGGTLILNMSDKPGSFTK, encoded by the coding sequence ATGAAAATTAGATCAATACTGTTCATCGGGCTATCGGTTGTGTGGAGTTTGAATGCTTATTCACAAAATTTGAATAGGTATGTGGACCCGAATATCGGTACCGCCCACTGCCGTTGGTTTTTCTATACACCGGCGGCAATACCATTTGGAATGGCCAAGCTGGGCCCTTCGACCAATGCACACTATGGTAATGCGCAAGGTTGGGAAGCCGTAGGATACGATTCGCGCCATTCCTCCATTGAAGGATTTGCAAACTTTCACGAGTTTCAGGTGGGGGGTGTTGTGCTGGCGCCTACAACAGGCAAACTGCAGACCATTCCCGGAAGACTGGAATATCCAGATGAAGGATACCGTTCACGGTTTGATCGGAAGGATGAATATGCAACATCCGGATATTATTCGGTTATACTGAAAGATTATCAGATTAAGGCAGAGTTAACGGCTACTAAAAGGGTAGGATTCCAACGCTATACTTTTCCGCAGTCCAACCAATCGCATATTCTTTTCGATATTGGTAACCGCCAAGGTGAGAGCGGCGCGGTAAAAGACGCCCAGGTTACTTACACCAAAGAGGGACGTGTAGAAGGATATGTTGTGACGGAACCGGAATATGTAAAGAAGTATCAGAAAGGGGCAACCGTAGCCATGTATTTCTCGGCTGTGATAGATAAGAAACCCACTAACTGGGGTACCTTCAAACACAACGAAACGACTGAAGGAGCTAAAGAAATTTCGGGCGAGGGAGCGGGTATTTACCTGACGTTCTCTACTAAATCGAATGAAGCGGTGACCGTAAAAATGGGACTTTCGTACACCTCTATTGCCAATGCACGGCTCAATTTGCAGACAGAAGCGAAGAATCTAACTTTTGAAGAGGCGAAAAAAAACTCACTGAAGACCTGGAACGATTACCTAGGACGAATTACCGTGACTTCTCCCAACGATTCGGATAAAGTGAAATTCTATACCGGGCTCTATCATGCTTTGTTGGGCCGCGGTTTAGCCAGTGATGTGAATGGAGCCTATCCAAAAAATAATGGAAAAGTGGGACAGATAAATCTGGATAAAAATGGAAAGCCGGTACACAACCATTACAACACAGATGCTATCTGGGGTGGTTTCTGGAACCTGACTCAGCTTTGGGCACTAGCTTATCCTGAGTATTATGCTGACTGGATTCAGAGCCAGCTATTGGTGTATCGCGATGCCGGATGGCTGGGAGATGGTATTGCGAACAGTAAGTATGTATCGGGAGTGGGGACAAATTTCACGAGTCTGGCTATTGCTTCGGCTTATAGCTGCGGCATCCGGAATTTTGATGTGAAGAGTGCCTACGCTGCAGCTCTGAAAAATGAACTAGTTTCCGAAAACAGGATTGAGGGTGCCGGAAAAATGGATGTTGGAGAATTTGTGAAACGTGGATATTCTCCTTATCTCCCTGTTGATTTTAACACGGTTGCCGGAGGTTCAGGTTTCGGGGCTTCGCACACTTTGGAATATTCATTCAGCGCGTATGCGGTGGCTCAGTTTGCTAAAGCATTACATCGGACGGAAGATTACCATAAACTGATGCGGCTGGCCGACGGATGGAAAAACATCTATGACTCTTCTACCAGATTTATGCGTCCACGAGGAAATGACGGAAAGTTTATTGAACCGTTCAACCCCACGGAACCCTGGAAAGGATTCCAGGAAGGAAATGCTGCACAATATACGTTCTATGTACCTCATAATCCGAAAGCACTGATCGATACCATTGGACAGGAAAAGTTCAATAACCGACTGGATAGTATTTTTACCCTTTCGCAGGAAAGTTGCTTTGGAGGAGGAACCACAGTGAATGCTTTTGCCGGGTTATCAGCGCTGTATAACCATGGCAATGAACCGAACCTCCAGATTTCATGGATGTTTAACTTCTCAGGAAAGCCTTATCTGACACAAAAATGGGTGCATGCCATTTGTGATCATTTTTATGGAACAGAATATATTCATGGATATGGTTATGGACAGGATGAAGATCAAGGTCAGTTAGGGGCATGGTATGTACTTGCGGGGATTGGGCTCTTTGATGTGAAAGGACTGACAGACGCCAAGCCAAGCATGCAGATAGGCAGCCCGTTGTTCAATGAAATCACTATCCGGCTGAATCCCCGGTACTACAAAGGTAAACAGTTTACGATTAAGGCTATTAATAATTCAAAAAGCAACATCTATATTCAACATGCGACTTTAAATAATAAGTTACAGGGAACTCCGTTTATCAGCTTTTCTGATATTGTAAAAGGAGGAACTTTGATCCTGAATATGTCTGATAAGCCCGGTAGTTTTACAAAATAG